From a single Sinomonas atrocyanea genomic region:
- a CDS encoding 3-isopropylmalate dehydrogenase — protein MTQTQLDLAVIPGDGIGPEVTAEALKVLHRALEGSGLEVKETHYSLGAQHWLETGETLSDGTLADIRGRDAILFGAVGAAPGDARIPSGILEREVLLKLRFSLDHCVNLRPSTLYAGVPSPLAAPGTIDFVVVREGTEGPYTGNGGALRVGTPHEIATEVSVNTAYGVERVVRDAFRRATTRRNKVTLVHKHNVLVHAGHLWKRTVEAVAAEFPGVEHDYLHVDAATIFLVTDPSRFDVIVTDNLFGDILTDLAGAVTGGIGLAASGNINLDGTAPSMFEPVHGSAPDIAGQQKADPTAAILSAALLLENIGQAEAAARIQSAVRSDVESRAQAGTRTTAQIGDAIATRL, from the coding sequence ATGACGCAGACGCAGCTCGACCTCGCAGTGATCCCCGGAGACGGCATCGGCCCCGAAGTGACGGCCGAGGCGCTCAAGGTCCTCCACCGCGCCCTCGAGGGCAGCGGGCTCGAGGTCAAGGAGACGCACTACAGCCTCGGCGCGCAGCACTGGCTCGAGACCGGCGAGACCCTCTCCGACGGCACGCTCGCCGACATCCGCGGCCGCGACGCGATCCTGTTCGGCGCCGTCGGCGCGGCCCCCGGCGACGCCCGCATCCCCTCGGGCATCCTCGAGCGCGAGGTCCTGCTCAAGCTGCGCTTCAGCCTGGACCACTGTGTCAACCTCCGCCCCTCCACCCTGTACGCCGGGGTGCCCAGCCCGCTCGCGGCGCCGGGGACGATCGACTTCGTCGTGGTCCGCGAGGGCACGGAGGGCCCGTACACCGGCAACGGCGGCGCCCTGCGCGTCGGCACCCCGCACGAGATCGCCACCGAGGTGTCCGTCAATACCGCCTACGGGGTCGAGCGGGTCGTCCGCGACGCCTTCCGCCGCGCGACCACGCGCCGCAACAAGGTCACCCTCGTCCACAAGCACAACGTCCTGGTCCACGCGGGCCACCTCTGGAAGCGCACGGTCGAGGCCGTCGCGGCCGAGTTCCCCGGCGTCGAGCACGACTACCTGCACGTCGATGCCGCGACGATCTTCCTGGTCACGGACCCGTCCCGCTTCGACGTCATCGTCACGGACAACCTCTTCGGCGACATCCTCACCGACCTCGCGGGCGCCGTCACCGGCGGCATCGGGCTCGCCGCCTCGGGCAACATCAACCTCGACGGCACGGCGCCGAGCATGTTCGAGCCCGTCCACGGCTCGGCCCCGGACATCGCGGGCCAGCAGAAGGCGGACCCCACAGCCGCGATCCTTTCGGCCGCGCTCCTGCTCGAGAACATCGGCCAGGCCGAGGCGGCCGCGCGCATCCAGTCCGCGGTCCGCTCCGACGTCGAGTCCC